The Sinomonas sp. P10A9 genome includes a window with the following:
- a CDS encoding aminotransferase class I/II-fold pyridoxal phosphate-dependent enzyme, giving the protein MDQNEAPLVDALAEYHRLDRYGFTPPGHRQGHGADPRVRAVLGEQTFRSDVLASAGLDSRSSSGGYLKKAEQLMAEAVGAEQAFFSTCGSSLSVKAAVLAVAAGKGDLLVSRDAHKSIVAGLVFSGIQPRWIQPRWDPELHLAHPPSPADVEQMWNRYPDAAGCLIVSPTPYGTCADIAAIAAVCHDRGKPLIVDEAWGAHLPFHDDLPTWAMDAGADICVVSVHKMGAGFEQGSVYHLQGDLVDPAHLSACADLLMTTSPNSILYSAIDGWRRQMVQHGAELLGNALALSRRLRTDIEALPGFHVLEDELLAVESSHDLDRMQVLIDLSGLGISGYQAADWLRDTHRIDMGLSDHRRIMATLSMADDEATATRLTDALRALADAAPTMTPPPPVALPAPHELELETAVLPRDAFFGPTEDVPTAEAVGRVAAEQITPYPPGIPAIVPGEVINAAVIDYLESGLRAGMVLPDPADPALTTIRVLQK; this is encoded by the coding sequence ATGGACCAGAACGAGGCACCCCTCGTAGATGCATTGGCCGAGTACCACCGCTTGGACCGCTACGGCTTCACCCCACCGGGCCACCGTCAAGGCCACGGGGCCGACCCACGGGTCCGTGCCGTGCTGGGCGAGCAGACGTTCCGATCGGATGTCCTGGCTTCGGCAGGACTGGACAGTCGCTCCTCGTCGGGGGGCTACCTGAAGAAGGCCGAACAGCTTATGGCGGAGGCCGTGGGGGCGGAACAGGCCTTCTTCTCCACGTGCGGCAGCTCCCTCTCGGTCAAGGCGGCGGTCCTTGCCGTCGCTGCAGGAAAGGGCGACCTCCTGGTCAGCCGGGACGCGCACAAGTCGATCGTCGCCGGGCTGGTCTTCTCCGGCATCCAGCCACGCTGGATCCAGCCCCGCTGGGATCCGGAACTGCACCTCGCGCACCCGCCCTCCCCGGCCGACGTCGAGCAGATGTGGAACCGCTACCCGGACGCGGCTGGCTGCCTGATCGTCAGTCCGACCCCGTACGGGACCTGCGCAGACATCGCCGCAATCGCCGCCGTCTGCCACGACCGGGGCAAGCCGCTGATCGTCGACGAGGCCTGGGGCGCGCATCTGCCCTTCCACGATGACCTGCCGACGTGGGCGATGGACGCCGGCGCGGACATCTGCGTTGTCAGCGTCCACAAGATGGGCGCCGGCTTCGAGCAGGGCTCGGTCTACCACCTCCAGGGAGACCTGGTCGACCCGGCCCACCTGTCCGCCTGCGCGGACCTGCTGATGACCACCAGCCCCAATTCGATCCTGTACTCGGCGATCGACGGCTGGCGGCGCCAGATGGTCCAGCACGGGGCGGAGCTGCTGGGAAATGCCCTGGCGCTGTCCCGCCGGCTGCGCACGGATATCGAGGCATTGCCCGGATTCCATGTGCTCGAGGACGAGCTGCTGGCTGTGGAATCTTCCCACGACCTGGACCGTATGCAGGTCCTGATAGACCTCTCCGGGCTCGGAATCAGCGGATACCAGGCCGCGGACTGGCTGCGGGATACCCACAGGATCGACATGGGCCTCAGCGACCATCGACGCATCATGGCCACGCTCTCGATGGCCGACGACGAAGCCACGGCCACCAGGCTGACGGACGCCCTCAGAGCTCTGGCCGACGCCGCGCCGACCATGACGCCGCCGCCACCAGTCGCGCTGCCCGCTCCACACGAACTGGAACTGGAAACCGCCGTTCTTCCAAGGGACGCCTTCTTCGGCCCCACCGAAGACGTCCCCACGGCCGAAGCCGTCGGACGGGTGGCCGCCGAGCAGATCACCCCCTACCCGCCCGGCATCCCCGCGATTGTCCCCGGAGAGGTGATCAACGCGGCGGTCATCGACTACCTCGAGTCAGGGCTCCGGGCCGGCATGGTTCTCCCCGACCCCGCCGACCCGGCCCTCACAACGATCCGCGTCCTCCAGAAATAG
- a CDS encoding LLM class flavin-dependent oxidoreductase, with product MGEQLHLNAFLMSTGHHEASWRLPESDPFAGTSLAHFSRLAQTAERGKFDSVFFADSPVLWGSVERRPPGAVEPTVLLAALAAVTERIGLIATASTSYNSPYNLARRFASIDHLSGGRAGWNVVTTAGADAARNFGLDDQPLHRGRYERAAEFLEVASKLWDSWEDDAIVADKEAGIWADARRVRAVEHSGRHFSVWGALDIPRSPQGRPVIVQAGSSEDGKDLAANHAEAVFTAQQTLEEAQAFYSDLKARTAAAGRDPDGIKILPGIVPILGATAEEALRRERELDELIRPEFARDELARTLRLAPGDLPLDRELPADLPDEDEIEGAKSRYTLVVDLARRERLTVRQLIGRLGGGRGHRTVAGTPEQIADTLEAWFRDGAADGFNVMAAALPAGLDEFVDHVVPLLQARGLFREEYAGTTLREHYGLRLPAPLINAAGGLSRVS from the coding sequence ATGGGTGAGCAGCTGCACCTGAACGCGTTCCTTATGAGCACGGGTCACCACGAGGCGTCGTGGCGGCTCCCCGAGAGTGACCCGTTCGCGGGCACAAGCCTCGCGCACTTTTCCCGTCTGGCCCAGACCGCGGAGCGGGGGAAGTTCGACTCGGTGTTCTTCGCCGATTCGCCCGTGCTGTGGGGTTCGGTGGAGCGGCGCCCGCCCGGTGCCGTGGAGCCTACCGTGCTGCTCGCGGCCCTCGCGGCCGTGACAGAGCGGATCGGACTCATCGCGACCGCCTCGACGAGCTACAACTCCCCGTACAACCTCGCCCGCCGTTTCGCCTCGATCGACCACCTCTCGGGCGGCCGGGCCGGCTGGAACGTCGTGACCACCGCAGGGGCCGACGCCGCGCGGAACTTCGGGCTCGATGACCAGCCGCTCCACCGCGGCCGGTACGAGCGCGCGGCCGAGTTCCTCGAGGTGGCCTCCAAGCTGTGGGACTCGTGGGAGGACGACGCGATCGTCGCCGACAAGGAGGCGGGGATCTGGGCCGATGCCCGGCGAGTGCGCGCCGTCGAGCATTCCGGTCGGCACTTCTCGGTGTGGGGTGCGCTCGACATCCCCCGCTCCCCGCAGGGGCGCCCAGTCATCGTGCAGGCCGGCTCCTCCGAGGACGGCAAGGACCTTGCCGCCAACCACGCCGAGGCCGTGTTCACTGCCCAGCAGACCCTCGAGGAAGCCCAGGCGTTCTACAGCGATCTCAAGGCGCGCACGGCCGCCGCTGGGCGCGACCCCGACGGAATCAAGATTCTTCCGGGCATCGTGCCCATCCTCGGCGCAACCGCGGAGGAGGCGCTCCGGCGTGAGCGGGAGCTGGATGAGCTCATCCGCCCCGAATTCGCGAGGGACGAGCTCGCCAGGACCCTGCGCCTCGCCCCGGGGGACCTCCCCTTGGACAGGGAGCTTCCAGCGGACCTCCCCGACGAGGACGAGATCGAGGGTGCGAAGAGCCGCTACACGCTCGTCGTGGACCTGGCACGCCGTGAGCGGCTCACCGTGCGCCAGCTCATCGGTCGCCTCGGCGGCGGCCGAGGGCACCGGACCGTTGCCGGCACACCGGAACAAATCGCGGACACTCTTGAGGCCTGGTTCCGGGACGGGGCCGCCGATGGCTTCAACGTCATGGCGGCGGCCCTGCCCGCGGGGCTTGACGAGTTCGTGGACCATGTCGTGCCGCTGCTACAAGCGCGCGGCCTCTTCCGTGAGGAGTACGCGGGAACAACGCTGCGCGAGCACTACGGGCTACGGCTGCCCGCGCCCCTAATAAACGCCGCAGGCGGCCTTTCGCGCGTCTCCTGA
- a CDS encoding TauD/TfdA dioxygenase family protein: MTSTAISTRLAFTKLGARIGAELRGLDLSHNLSEETVREIRGALNEHKALVFREANIRTDEDQVRFASRFGPLTKAHPTVASVDGAENVLPVDSEDGSANTWHTDVTFVLNPPQATTLRSITVPSYGGETLIASSAAAYEDLPAELRNFADTLWAIHTNDYDYAVPKNLEHATAEERRKVFTRVKYQTAHPVVRVHPLTRERGLFIGGFAQRLRIVGLSNTESRDILRLLQAYITRPENVVRVNWEPNQLVLFDNRITQHYAPSNYDGQPRKLNRVTIAGDVPAGIDGRTSQSIEGDSSHYSEVVSTGAVA; the protein is encoded by the coding sequence ATGACCAGCACAGCCATCTCCACCCGCCTCGCCTTCACCAAGCTCGGCGCGCGCATCGGCGCCGAGCTCCGCGGTCTCGACCTCAGCCATAACCTCTCGGAGGAGACCGTCCGCGAGATCCGCGGGGCCCTCAACGAGCACAAGGCCCTCGTGTTCCGCGAAGCCAACATCCGCACCGACGAGGACCAGGTCCGCTTCGCATCGCGCTTCGGCCCGCTCACCAAGGCCCACCCGACCGTGGCGTCCGTGGACGGAGCCGAGAACGTGCTCCCCGTGGACAGCGAGGACGGGTCGGCGAACACCTGGCACACGGACGTCACGTTCGTGCTCAACCCGCCGCAGGCCACCACGCTGCGCAGCATCACTGTGCCGTCCTACGGCGGCGAGACGCTCATCGCATCCTCGGCCGCCGCCTACGAGGACTTGCCGGCGGAGCTGCGGAACTTCGCCGACACGCTCTGGGCCATCCACACGAACGACTACGACTACGCCGTGCCGAAGAACCTCGAGCACGCCACCGCCGAGGAGCGCCGCAAGGTCTTCACCCGCGTCAAGTACCAGACGGCCCATCCTGTGGTGCGCGTCCATCCCCTCACCCGGGAACGGGGCCTCTTCATCGGCGGCTTCGCCCAGCGTCTGCGGATCGTGGGTCTCTCGAACACCGAGTCGCGCGACATCCTGCGCCTGCTGCAGGCCTACATCACCCGGCCGGAGAACGTGGTCCGCGTGAACTGGGAACCGAACCAGCTGGTCCTCTTCGACAACCGCATCACCCAGCACTACGCGCCCTCGAACTACGACGGCCAGCCGCGCAAGCTCAACCGGGTCACGATCGCCGGGGACGTCCCGGCCGGGATCGACGGGAGGACCAGCCAGTCGATCGAGGGCGACTCCTCGCACTACTCGGAGGTCGTCTCCACCGGGGCGGTGGCCTGA
- a CDS encoding ABC transporter permease — translation MSALTSPALTASAPAAPEPSTAPDTPPANRPVAAPTLRRAVAVAVSGIWKSVAIVVFLLLWEVGPLWFAPPSTRVFLPPLHEVLAAAWKLLANGALGTHLVASLTRSVAGFGVAVVLGITAGLLIAWYRPVSTFITPLLEVFRNTAALALLPVFTLLLGIGEESKITIVAYAAFFPVLLNTVAGVRTVDPLLVRAARSLGLSHLSLFLKVILPSAVPTIFTGIRMAGTASILVLIAAEMVGAKAGLGYLIVNAQSSFLIPDMYAGILTVSLLGLAVNTLLVALERRFSRWRVEANA, via the coding sequence ATGTCAGCCCTCACGTCGCCAGCCCTGACGGCCAGTGCCCCCGCTGCGCCCGAACCCAGCACTGCCCCGGACACGCCGCCTGCCAACCGCCCAGTGGCTGCCCCAACGCTCAGGCGGGCCGTCGCCGTCGCCGTTTCCGGTATCTGGAAGTCCGTGGCGATCGTCGTGTTCCTGCTCCTATGGGAAGTGGGGCCGCTGTGGTTCGCCCCGCCCTCGACCCGCGTCTTCCTCCCACCCCTGCACGAAGTCCTCGCCGCGGCGTGGAAGCTCCTCGCCAACGGGGCGCTCGGGACGCACCTCGTCGCGAGCCTGACGCGCTCGGTCGCGGGATTCGGCGTCGCCGTCGTCCTCGGGATCACGGCTGGGCTGCTCATCGCCTGGTACCGCCCGGTGAGCACCTTCATCACGCCGCTGCTAGAAGTGTTCCGCAATACCGCAGCCCTCGCGCTCCTTCCGGTGTTCACTCTCTTGCTCGGGATCGGCGAGGAATCGAAGATCACGATCGTCGCGTACGCCGCCTTCTTCCCAGTGCTGCTCAACACCGTGGCCGGGGTTCGGACCGTGGACCCGCTGCTTGTGCGGGCCGCCCGCTCGCTTGGCCTCTCGCACCTCTCGCTGTTCCTCAAGGTCATCCTGCCCTCCGCGGTGCCAACGATCTTCACAGGCATCCGCATGGCCGGCACGGCATCGATCCTCGTGCTCATCGCGGCGGAGATGGTCGGGGCCAAGGCCGGGCTCGGGTACCTGATCGTCAACGCGCAGTCGAGCTTCCTCATCCCGGACATGTACGCGGGCATCCTCACTGTCTCGCTCCTCGGCCTCGCCGTGAACACGCTCCTCGTCGCGCTCGAGCGCCGCTTCTCGCGCTGGCGCGTCGAGGCCAACGCCTGA
- a CDS encoding ABC transporter ATP-binding protein — translation MTPKISLRDVSQHFPVRGGGALTVLDSLTLDVREGEFLTLVGPSGSGKTTLLDLLAGLTRPTSGEVLVDGKPVTGPGRDRAVVFQQYALFPWRTASQNVAIGLEGTGLGRRQRAEKASHYLALVGLTGFEDRYPHELSGGMKQRVAIARSLAFEPDILLMDEPFAALDAQTREQLQGELLRIWQATGKTIVFITHGIEEAVYLGQRVAVLSSRPGRLKAVVDIHLPAYDDEADIRSHPAFVEYRHRVWNLLHDEVRRAQEAGHRKIRPDGSAPDEPATTPLIPARERSLV, via the coding sequence ATGACGCCGAAGATCAGCCTGCGTGACGTCAGCCAGCACTTCCCGGTCCGCGGCGGCGGGGCCCTGACCGTGCTGGACAGCCTCACCCTCGATGTCCGTGAGGGCGAGTTCCTCACCCTGGTCGGGCCGAGCGGCTCCGGCAAGACCACGCTCCTCGACCTGCTCGCCGGCCTCACCAGGCCCACCTCGGGTGAAGTGCTCGTGGACGGCAAGCCGGTGACGGGTCCGGGCCGCGACCGAGCCGTCGTCTTCCAGCAGTACGCGCTCTTCCCCTGGCGCACCGCATCCCAGAACGTTGCGATCGGGCTCGAGGGGACGGGGCTGGGCAGGCGCCAACGCGCAGAGAAGGCCAGCCACTACCTCGCCCTCGTCGGTCTCACCGGCTTCGAGGACCGCTACCCGCACGAGCTCTCGGGCGGCATGAAGCAGCGCGTGGCGATCGCCCGAAGCCTCGCGTTCGAACCCGACATCCTCCTCATGGACGAGCCCTTCGCCGCCCTCGATGCCCAGACCCGCGAGCAGCTCCAAGGCGAACTGCTCAGGATCTGGCAGGCCACGGGCAAGACCATCGTGTTCATCACCCATGGCATCGAGGAGGCGGTCTACCTCGGGCAACGGGTCGCCGTGCTCAGCTCCCGTCCCGGGCGCCTCAAGGCCGTGGTGGACATCCACCTCCCGGCGTACGACGACGAGGCGGACATCCGCTCGCACCCCGCCTTCGTCGAGTATCGCCACCGCGTCTGGAACCTCCTCCATGACGAAGTCCGCCGCGCCCAGGAGGCTGGCCATCGGAAGATCCGTCCCGACGGCTCGGCTCCCGACGAGCCGGCCACGACCCCGCTGATCCCCGCACGCGAAAGGAGCCTCGTCTGA
- a CDS encoding ABC transporter substrate-binding protein, translating into MKKKLTSVAAAAVAAALAMSLSACSGPAAATDGGQEATELRYQGSANNVTLPEIAQDLGFLGDVKLTWVGNTTSGPQDIQSAATGQTDFGGAFTGAVVKLVEAGAPVKAVVNYYGEDEKTFNGFYVKDDSPIRTARDLIGKEVAVNTLGAHSEAVIDTWLEKNGLSPEEIKQVQLVVLPPNDTEEAVRRGQVDVGVLGGVLQDNAIAGGGLRSLLSDYGLFGSFAGGQYVFRSDFVAKNPDTVRAFTTGVAKAIEWERTTPREEVIQRFTQIIDKRNRGESTKNLKYFKSVGVPNAGIITDADFTRWDTWLKETGIVNGHITPSKYYTNDFNALAKG; encoded by the coding sequence ATGAAGAAAAAACTGACCTCCGTTGCCGCAGCCGCGGTCGCGGCCGCTCTTGCCATGTCCCTTTCCGCCTGCTCCGGCCCCGCCGCCGCCACGGACGGAGGGCAGGAGGCCACCGAATTGCGGTACCAGGGTTCCGCGAACAACGTCACCCTGCCCGAGATCGCCCAGGATCTTGGCTTCCTCGGCGACGTGAAGCTCACCTGGGTGGGGAACACGACGAGCGGCCCGCAGGACATCCAGTCCGCCGCGACTGGCCAGACGGATTTTGGCGGTGCGTTCACCGGTGCCGTGGTCAAGCTCGTCGAAGCCGGCGCGCCCGTGAAAGCGGTCGTGAACTACTACGGCGAGGATGAGAAGACCTTCAACGGCTTCTACGTCAAGGACGACAGCCCGATCCGAACCGCCCGCGATCTGATCGGCAAGGAGGTCGCTGTCAACACGCTCGGCGCGCACTCCGAGGCCGTCATCGACACCTGGCTGGAGAAGAACGGACTCTCACCAGAGGAGATCAAGCAGGTCCAGTTGGTGGTCCTTCCGCCGAATGACACCGAGGAAGCGGTCCGGCGCGGCCAAGTAGACGTCGGCGTGCTGGGCGGGGTCCTTCAGGACAACGCCATTGCGGGAGGCGGCCTGCGCTCTCTCCTCAGCGACTATGGGCTCTTCGGTTCCTTCGCGGGCGGACAGTACGTGTTCCGCAGCGACTTCGTCGCCAAGAACCCCGACACGGTGCGGGCGTTCACGACAGGCGTCGCCAAGGCCATCGAATGGGAGCGCACCACGCCGCGCGAAGAGGTGATCCAGCGATTCACCCAGATCATCGATAAGCGCAACCGCGGCGAGAGTACCAAGAACCTGAAGTACTTCAAGAGCGTCGGCGTCCCGAACGCCGGGATCATCACCGATGCGGACTTCACCCGCTGGGACACCTGGCTCAAGGAGACCGGGATCGTGAACGGCCACATCACGCCGTCCAAGTACTACACCAACGACTTCAACGCGCTCGCGAAAGGATGA
- a CDS encoding flavin reductase family protein encodes MTVTTVQHAVSGAELRRTMGHWATGIAVITTSSEGTPAGLVSNSFASVSLDPPLVSWAVDRRSSSFEIWNTTDHFAVHLLSESDRGLVQRFVAKGPEKFAGLAWEPGVLGSPIVANDVPRLECRLWQRVDAGDHVILIGEAVSVSEPQSFRPLTNHAYWAK; translated from the coding sequence ATGACCGTCACCACTGTGCAGCACGCCGTCAGCGGGGCAGAGCTCCGCCGGACCATGGGGCACTGGGCCACGGGCATCGCCGTCATCACCACCTCGAGCGAGGGCACTCCGGCAGGGCTTGTGAGCAACTCGTTCGCATCCGTCAGTCTCGACCCGCCGCTCGTCTCGTGGGCTGTGGACCGGCGGTCGTCGTCCTTCGAGATCTGGAACACCACCGACCATTTCGCAGTGCACCTCCTGTCCGAGTCGGACCGGGGCCTCGTGCAGCGTTTCGTGGCGAAGGGGCCGGAGAAGTTCGCGGGACTGGCTTGGGAACCCGGGGTCCTGGGCTCACCCATAGTGGCCAACGACGTCCCGCGCCTTGAGTGTCGCCTCTGGCAGCGAGTGGACGCGGGGGACCACGTGATCCTGATCGGCGAGGCAGTCAGCGTCTCCGAGCCGCAGAGCTTCCGCCCCCTCACCAACCACGCGTACTGGGCCAAGTAA